The nucleotide sequence GGCGTGGGTGATGTGCAGCACGCTGCCGTCCTGCACGCTGGTGCGCGCGCCGATCCTGATCCGGTGCATATCGCCGCGGATCACGGTCAGCGGCCACACCGAGCTGTCCTCGCCCAGTTCGACGTCGCCGATCACCACGGCGGAGCTGTCGACGAATGCGCGCGCGCCGAGTTGCGGGGTCAGGTCTTGGTAAGTACGAATCGCCACGATAGAAACCTCCAGTCGCCGGTTGATGATGCAGGAGAGGGAGTAAAGCAGCACTTAAGCTGCAGCTTGCGCCGATTGTAATTAAGATGGCCGGCATACGGGCCGGGGAATTCCGCGGCGCCGCCCTCTTTTCCGCATACAGGTGAATGCCGTGAGTTCCAGCAATCCCCTTCTACAAGACTTCGACCTGCCGCCCTACTCCGCCATCCGTGCCGAGCACGTCGAGACGGCCGTCGATGCGATTCTCGCCGACAGCCGCGCCGCCGTGGCCGCGCTGCTCGCCGAGCAACCCGGCGCGCCGAGCTGGGCCAGCCTGATCCAGCCGCTCGACGAACTGGGCGCGCGCCTCGGCCGCGCCTGGAGCCCGGTCAGCCACCTCAACGCGGTATGCAACAGCGCGGAGCTGCGCGAGGCCTACGAGGCCTGCCTGCCCAAGCTGTCCGAGTACTGGACCGAGCTAGGCCAGAACAAGGCGCTGTTCGACGCCTACCAGGCGCTGGCCAAGAGCCCGGCGGCGGAGGGTTTCGAGGTGGCGCAGACGACCATCCTCGAACACGCGCTGCGCGATTTCCGCCTGTCCGGCATCGACCTACCGCTCGCCGAGCAGCAGCGCTACGGCGAAATCCAGATGAAGCTGTCCGAGCTGGCCAGCCGCTTCTCCAACCAGTTGCTGGATGCCACCCAGGCCTGGACCAAGCACATCAACAATGAGGCGGCGCTGGCCGGCCTGACCGATTCGGCCAAGGCGCAAATGGCCCAGGCCGCTACCGCCAAGGGCCAGGACGGCTGGTTGATCAGCCTGGAATTCCCCAGCTACTACGCGGTGATGACCTACGCCGACGACCGCGCGCTGCGCGAAGAGGTCTACACCGCCTACTGCACGCGCGCTTCCGAGCAGGGCCCGAACGCCGGCCAGCACGACAACGGTCCGGTCATGGCAGAGATTCTCGACCTGCGCCAGGAGCTGGCCCGCCTGCTCGGCTTTGCCAATTTCAGCGAGCTGTCGCTGGCCAGCAAGATGGCCGACAGCACCGAGCAGGTGCTGAGCTTTCTGCATGACCTGGCGCTGCGCAGCAAACCGTTCGCCGTGCAGGACCTCGCCGAGCTGCAAGCCTTCGCCGCCGAGCAGGGCTGCAGCGATCTGCAGAGTTGGGATGTCGGCTATTACAGCGAGAAGCTGCGCGAGCAGCGCTACAGCATTTCCCAGGAAATCCTCCGCGCCTACTTCCCGATCGACAAGGTCCTGACCGGCCTGTTCGCCATCGTCGAGAAGCTCTACGGCATCCAGATTGAAGAGCTAACTGGTTTTGATAGCTGGCACCCGGACGTGCGCTTGTTTCAGATTAGTGAGCAAGGCGCGCACGTCGGACGCTTCTTCTTCGACCTCTACGCGCGCGCCAACAAGCGCGGCGGCGCCTGGATGGACGGCGCGCGCGACAAACGTCGCGCCGCCGATGGCAGCCTGATCAGCCCGGTGGCCAACCTGGTGTGCAATTTCACCCCGGCGGTCGGCGGCAAGCCGGCGCTGCTTACCCATGACGAAGTCACCACGCTGTTCCACGAATTCGGCCACGGCCTGCATCATTTGCTGACCCGCGTTGAACACGCCGGTGCCTCGGGCATCAACGGCGTGGCCTGGGATGCGGTCGAGCTGCCCAGCCAGTTCATGGAAAACTGGTGCTGGGAGCCGGAAGGCCTGGCGCTGATCTCCGGCCATTATGAAAGCGGCGAGCCGTTGCCTCAGGACCTGCTGGACAAGATGCTCGCGGCGAAGAACTTCCAGTCCGGGTTGATGATGGTCCGCCAGCTGGAGTTCTCGCTGTTCGACTTTGAACTGCACGCCAGTCATGGCGACGGCCGCAGCGTGCTGGAGGTGCTCGAAGGCATCCGCGCCGAGGTCTCGGTGATGCGCCCGCCGGCCTTCAACCGCTTCGCCAACAGCTTCGCGCACATCTTCGCCGGTGGTTATGCGGCCGGTTACTACAGCTACAAGTGGGCCGAAGTGCTGTCCGCCGATGCCTTCTCCAAGTTCGAGGAAGACGGCGTGTTCAACGGCGCCACCGGCCGCGCGTTCCGCGAGGCGATCCTGGCGCGCGGCGGCTCGCAGGAGCCGATGGTGCTGTTCGTCGACTTTCGCGGCCGCGAGCCGTCGATCGACGCGCTGTTGCGGCATCTCGGCTTGAGCGCGGAGGCCGCATGAGCGATCTACCGAAAAGCGTGACCAAGCGCCGTTTCATCGCCGGCGCGGTGTGCCCGGCGTGCAGCGAACCGGACAAGATCCAGATGTGGGACGAGGACGGCGTGCCGCACCGCGAATGTGTGGCCTGCGGCTACGCCGACACCCTCGATGCACGCGGCAACTCGGTGCCCAAGGAGCTGCCGACGCGCATCAGCCTGGCCCCGCCGAAACCGGCCGATCCCAAGGTGCAGGGCGTGCAATTCTTCCCCAATCCGAAGCTCAAGAAGCCCGAGTAGGGCGCGCGATTACTTGGCGGAACGCTAGGCTGTAAGAGCCTGTTGGGCATTTCGGCGTGAGCGCGCCGTTCCGCTACGCATTGATCAGGAGCCTGTCACCGTGA is from Pseudomonas sp. LS44 and encodes:
- the prlC gene encoding oligopeptidase A: MSSSNPLLQDFDLPPYSAIRAEHVETAVDAILADSRAAVAALLAEQPGAPSWASLIQPLDELGARLGRAWSPVSHLNAVCNSAELREAYEACLPKLSEYWTELGQNKALFDAYQALAKSPAAEGFEVAQTTILEHALRDFRLSGIDLPLAEQQRYGEIQMKLSELASRFSNQLLDATQAWTKHINNEAALAGLTDSAKAQMAQAATAKGQDGWLISLEFPSYYAVMTYADDRALREEVYTAYCTRASEQGPNAGQHDNGPVMAEILDLRQELARLLGFANFSELSLASKMADSTEQVLSFLHDLALRSKPFAVQDLAELQAFAAEQGCSDLQSWDVGYYSEKLREQRYSISQEILRAYFPIDKVLTGLFAIVEKLYGIQIEELTGFDSWHPDVRLFQISEQGAHVGRFFFDLYARANKRGGAWMDGARDKRRAADGSLISPVANLVCNFTPAVGGKPALLTHDEVTTLFHEFGHGLHHLLTRVEHAGASGINGVAWDAVELPSQFMENWCWEPEGLALISGHYESGEPLPQDLLDKMLAAKNFQSGLMMVRQLEFSLFDFELHASHGDGRSVLEVLEGIRAEVSVMRPPAFNRFANSFAHIFAGGYAAGYYSYKWAEVLSADAFSKFEEDGVFNGATGRAFREAILARGGSQEPMVLFVDFRGREPSIDALLRHLGLSAEAA
- a CDS encoding YheV family putative zinc ribbon protein; its protein translation is MSDLPKSVTKRRFIAGAVCPACSEPDKIQMWDEDGVPHRECVACGYADTLDARGNSVPKELPTRISLAPPKPADPKVQGVQFFPNPKLKKPE